One part of the Rutidosis leptorrhynchoides isolate AG116_Rl617_1_P2 chromosome 1, CSIRO_AGI_Rlap_v1, whole genome shotgun sequence genome encodes these proteins:
- the LOC139885543 gene encoding uncharacterized protein, translating to MASIDAPNFDLTLSAQSTFGTSEHTFADTGNLDHCIKYLNQTLVTFGFPASLDLFATDPVSVARTCNCMYSLLQQRQRDIEFRESSSDQRQRLLSDMSRLEAKVERLESQLTAKDREIATITRTEAKAKAGLKAQIDKLQQERDEFQKMVIGNQQVRTQQIHEMKKKEKEYIKLQERLNQVTMEKKKESRSGMEIMNLLKKEGRQRGTWNGKTTDKDFYKKIVDAYEAKNQELVDENTDLRALLRSMQLEMRDILNAPNGTSKHTTLANEKMDADPYQSPLGGRTDIFDLPSFMGRDQIEAFLRNKVASIKERMGQLQDAQKETEVTCEATERELELEAQLVEARSIIQEQTSILSKRVASSDNPRRLSGQFNSERDNMLTAAEGV from the exons ATGGCATCAATTGACGCCCCAAACTTCGATCTTACT TTATCAGCACAATCAACCTTCGGAACCAG TGAGCATACATTTGCTGATACTGGAAATTTAGATCATTGTATCAAGTATTTGAACCAGACTCTAGTGACATTTGGATTTCCGGCTTCTCTTGATCTGTTCGCAACTGATCCG GTTTCGGTTGCACGGACTTGCAATTGTATGTACTCATTGTTACAACAAAGGCAACGAGATATCGAATTTCGAGAGTCTTCTAGTGACCAGCGCCAACG ACTTTTGTCGGATATGTCTAGGCTAGAGGCAAAAGTAGAGAGATTGGAGTCACAGTTGACTGCAAAAGACAGGGAAATAGCAACTATTACTCGGACG GAAGCAAAAGCGAAAGCAGGTTTGAAGGCGCAAATTGATAAGTTACAACAAGAAAGAGACGAGTTTCAAAAGATGGTCATAGGAAATCAG CAAGTGAGAACCCAACAGATACATGAGATGAAGAAAAAAGAAAAGGAGTACATTAAGTTGCAG GAGAGGCTAAACCAAGTTACGATGGAAAAAAAGAAAGAATCGAGATCAGgcatggaaatcatgaacttactTAAG AAAGAAGGGAGACAACGTGGGACTTGGAATGGAAAAACGACTGACAaggatttttataaaaaaatt GTGGATGCATATGAAGCAAAAAATCAAGAATTGGTTGATGAGAACACTGACTTGAGGGCATTGTTACGATCAATGCAG TTGGAAATGCGTGACATCTTGAATGCCCCTAACGGTACTTCCAAACATACAACCCTTGCTAATGAAAAGATGGATGCTGATCCGTATCAATCCCCGCTGGGTGGAAGGACG GATATCTTTGATCTACCATCTTTTATGGGTCGAGACCAAATAGAAGCATTTCTTCGAAACAAAGTGGCTTCAATAAAG GAACGCATGGGTCAGCTGCAAGATGCACAAAAAGAAACTGAAGTCACTTGTGAAGCAACTGAAAGAGAGCTTGAGTTAGAAGCTCAACTTGTTGAAGCAAGGAGCATAATCCAGGAGCAG ACATCTATCTTATCAAAACGTGTGGCAAGTTCTGATAATCCAAG GAGGTTGAGCGGTCAATTTAATTCTGAAAGGGATAACATGTTAACAGCTGCTGAG GGCGTATGA